CCCTGGGCGAGGAGTCACCTGTTTCCATGTGACTTCTCTCCCAGACAAGTACTCtcaagaaacaataataaacttCAAACTTAATATCTGGTCGTGGGTGGAACTTGTAAGTCATAATTACATGTCTTCGTGCAGTTATAAAATATGCTTAAATTATATTAGCCAACACGTCAGTCTCATGCCCCGTGGATAGTGGGCGGTATACTCACCAGGTGCTGCAGCGCCAGGAGCTGATCGCGGGTGTTGTTCAAGTCCCGCAGCACGCTCTTCAGGTCCTCGGCGTCCCAGTTGTCCATCTGAGGCTTCTCTCTGGGCCACTGCTCCAGCGTGTGGCCGCGCACCAGGCTGGTGGCCGGAGAAGAGTTCTGGCTGCGGCCCTCAGGTTCCCGCGACCCGTCCTCTCCCAATCCACTGCCGGGTTTTCCTTCACTGCGGTCGTTCGGTGAGTCCGTTGTCTCCCTGGGGCTCTCGGGGGATTCCTGTGCTGAGCTTACTCTGCTGCCAGGGCCCGGCGCCCCCGGAATCTGTGGCAACTTGCGTCTCCCGCTCATACGATGTATAGTGTGGTACCTGTCAAAAAATAGTTTAGTCTTCCAAGAAATAACATTTTCTTTAAAAGCTTTGAATATAACATGAGTGACTAAAGAAAACTTGACCAAGGTAATACATTAACAAAGCTGATATACATTTCCATGGAATGCAGAACTTTTGCGTGACCTTCAAGAGCGATACATGTCTTTTATATTGATAGGCAATACTAGCATTCAAAGGAGCTGTGAACAACACAAGTGATGAAATGACGTAACATAAACCATCAAGTAGTGAGTTTCGAGTCTCACCTGAAGGGGTTATCAGCGTCCTCCGGGGGAGCCTTGGCGGGGGTGGAGGGCTGAGACTTGGGCTGGGCGGCGCCTGGCTCGTGACGGTTGGTCATCTCTTGCCAAAAATTCAGTGCTGCGGGACGACCACTGCCGCGCCCACCCGAGGAGTCATGGCCAGGTGAGGAGGGTTCCACTTCGCCTTCTATGGAGGTGTTGAGGGAGATGGTGAGGGAGGTGTTGAGCGAGGTGTTGAGTGGGTCATCGGAAGACTCGTCCAAGCAGGGTCTGTTGGACCCCGAGCCTGCTCCGGGGCGGCGAGACGGCGGTCCCGACCATTGAAATTTGTGCGAGGCTCTGAGGGAGTCGTAGGCCCAGCGGGAGGGCGCCACGCGTCTCGGTAAGTTCTCATACACCGGCGAGGAGTCCCTGGGGGCGCCAGGGGTGGCCGTCATGCTGGGGTGCCGCCTGAGACCTGGCACGCTCCCTGAGTCGTCGCCGCTGTTGCCCGTCACGATGGCTCTCCTGTTGGCGCTCAGATTGGGGGTGTTCTCGGGGCCACCGGGAGGACCGTCAGGACCCACGCTCACATCTGAGGGAAACAATCCATACTAAGCTCGCAAGTGTCTCGCCGACTTTCCTCAAGCCTCAACTCATCTCAAGCCATGAAAGTTTTATATGAACAGCTTTACAACACAAGAAAATCATCCCAAAATGGAAGACTGTCAGAGCAAGCAATCAGCTTGAGTCATAAATTCTTCATCCGAACATATATATATTGGAGTTTGAGTGCGCTAAGAATTATCTAGAGAAGGGAATGTGCCGCTGAGCAGTGACTTACCGTGTGTGGGGGGGAGCTTGACGGGGGCGCAGACCAGGGCGGCGGGCGGCACCTCCTGCTGGTGGGGCGAGGCGGCCTTCACGCTCTGCGGCTTGTAGTGAGCGGCGAGCGCCAGGATTACCCGCATGATGCTCTTCAGGTTGCCCTCCGCCACCTCCTTGCTGGTGATGTGTGTCATGCGGATTCTCTTGGCCGCCATGAACTGCAGGATGCGGTCTAGGTTCTCCCTCATGGCCTGGGGCGTGATGGCCTCCCGCTCCCCCTCCCGCTGGATGCCGGCAACACGCTCCCCAGCTGGTGAGGCAAAGGGCTTAGTGGCGGAAAGTGAAACAGGAGGTTAAGGAGAGTTAGGACACAAACATAAACCTTTATAACACTGAAGCGCGAAAAGACTGACATGATACAACACTTACACTCTTACTTGACGGCAAAACTATCAACATAAGGTCcacatgtattattttttttctttcacctttgccAACGCCCCACTGACATGACCCTGTCTTTGCGTGGCTACTTACAGATTATTTCGATCAGGTCGGCGAAGACCACACCGCTCTGAAGGTCGCGGCGCAGGTCAGAAATAAGTGGTCGGCCTCTCTTCCTCAGCTGGGAGTTCACCCACGCCACGTATGCCTGAGGGAAAGTGAGGTAAGTAATGCACCGACAACACAACATGAGGCAAATATTTTTCTTGATCGTATTGATGCTGATATAATACAGTGCAGATAAAGTTACCCTAGAAAGCCTAGAAACTTAGAAATATAATTTCATTCTTCAAGGTTCTTAATGTCCTTTATACACTGTGACTCACCTGCAGTTGTTGTGTCCACTCCATCCaggacacagaggaggaggtgcagccGTCGCCCCGCTGGCCCCGGTGGTCCCGCTGGTGGCCGGACAGTCGGCGCTCATCGTTCACCTGCAGGCCGTCGGCGCCGTCTGCGTCCCTGTCTCGGCGGTCATACGCCGAGCCGTCGCGCACTCGCAGGTTCTCGCTCGTGTCGTTGCTGAACCTcacttccttacttccctcGCCATAAGCTCGCCCCTCTCGCGGCCCGCGCAGGCGATCCTGGCGGAGTTCCACTTGGTCTCGCTCGTCAACATCGACTGGCAGTTCCCTGTAGCCTCTCGTGGCCGCGTCTCGACTGAGTCTTTCCTCTCGTGTCTCTCTGAAGTCGCGAGGCAGACTTGTCTCCCGAAACTCTCTTGACTTCATGTCTTTATTCTGTCTGAGTTCGCGGCTGCTCCTGTTGTCGCGCGGTTCTCTCATATCTCTTCCCGTCCTGGCggtttctctgctctctctgtTGCCTCCCATTTCTCGCACGTCTCTAACGTCTCGCAGGTCACGAGACAGCCGGTggttcatcctctcctccttgcctctcgGCTCGCTCTTCTCCTGGATCTCAGCGTAGCGGGGCTGCGTGTCGTGCTGCGGGTACACACTGTCGGATAGCAGCGCCCCTTCGGGGGATGCGGTGCGCTGCGGCCCAACAGGTGTTGAATGGTGATGAGGCGGCCCCACGCCACGTGGCGACCCGCCCGGTGGGTGGGGTGAGCTGCGGGGCGAAGTGTGCGAAAAAGGTGAAGTGTGAGAGGCGCCGGTGATGCAGGGCTGCTTGGCGGGCCTGATGGTGGGGTACTGCACGGGTGAGGACGACGTGGAGGACATGGAGGCTGTAGCCGAGGAGAGGGACATCGGGGAGGTGCGTGACGCATTGAGCAGGTCTTCGGTGGACTGAGAGTAGTGAGCATCGGTCGCCAGCACCATCGGGGCGCGGCTGTGGCTCTGGCCCGCCTCCGTGCATCGCTGACCATCGTCTGCGGCTTGGAGATTGAGAGAATCGAAACCAGAGTCAGGTTCGCGAGTTGACCACCTGTTGTTGGCCGGCATCCACGGGTCTTGCTTAGGCCGCGGGAGCGATGTGGACCTCAGGTTGTCTTCCTTGCCCTGGTCCtgagggatgagggatgagTTACGCTTCTCCCAGATGTCTCGCACCTCGCGGAAGTTGCCGTTCTTCTGGCCGTCGCGTGTGTCTGCACCTCCGCGCAGGTCTCCCTCGGCCCAGTGATCCCGACGACTCCGGCAGTCCTGCAGCTCGTCTAGATTGACGGAGGCCCGCACTTCTCGAGGCCTGCTCTCACGCTCTCTAGGGTCCCTCAGGTCACCTTTGGGTGGCGGTGGAGGCTGATAAGGCCCACGAAGCCGCCTCTGTGGGTCTGGAGGCTGGTGTCTGGAGTAAGGCGGAGGCTGGCGGGAGGCTGGGGGAGGATTGGAGGGAGACCTGTAGCGAACATTGACGTCCTCCTTACCCAGGCTGCGTCTCGGCAGGATGCAGGTGCCGGGTGCCTGCTGGGTGGCCTCCTGTTGATACCGATGCTCCTCCCGCTGGTACCGatgttcctcctgctgctgatTGGGCAGAGGCGGCAGCGGCTGCATCGGGGCTTGGGGCAGGGGCTGGGCATGGGGCGGTACGGGCGGCGGCGGGTGGGTGGGCAGGGGTGGCGGGCGGGAAGCAGGTGGGGATGGCGGTGGGTCATTTCCTACGCCGCTTGTGACTCTGAAATTGAATGAAAAACAGTTAATAATGAGGCAGATTTGGACGGagattagttctctctctctctctctctctctctctctctctctctctctctctctctctctctctctctctctctctggcgtcctcccttctccctcatgcATAATCACAGCATTATCCACATTATccaactgcacacacacacaaccaaccgACATGcattcattcctcccctccctccgtgtgtgtgtgtgtgtgtgtgtgcgtgtgtgtgtgtgtgtgtgtgtgtgtgtgtgtgtgtgtgtgtgtgtgtgtgtgtgtgtgtgtgtggagtcagGAGAgtaacgtacacacacacacacacacgcacacacaccggCTGCAGGACACGGGAGGAAGTCATCTTGGGTAATTTGTTCCATCCGGCTGTGAATGCTGCTGTGGCGTGGTTCGCTGCCTTGCCCGTGCTTCAGGTCCCCTCCCGTGGTGCCGGACACTCACCATGGACATTAGTATTCGCGCGGAtcatttgtgttcctctgtgtgtgtgtgtgtgtttgtgtttctttctgtttctgtctatgTGCATCTTTccgtttgtctttgtttttccgtctgtttctgtctctatGCGTGTCTGTTTTTccatctgtttctgtctctgtgcgtgtctttattttatcgtctgtttctgtctctgtgcGTGTCTTTATTTTACCGTCTGCTTCTGTCTCAGAGTGTATGTTTGTtcctttgtctctgtgtgtaccTTTGTTTTTCCGTCCatttctgtctttgtgtgtgtctttgcatttccgtctgtttctgtctctttgtttttgtgcatatttccgtctctttctgtctctctgt
This genomic interval from Scylla paramamosain isolate STU-SP2022 chromosome 7, ASM3559412v1, whole genome shotgun sequence contains the following:
- the LOC135102067 gene encoding uncharacterized protein LOC135102067 isoform X1, whose translation is MPVRDCATPLPHSKPRSGMFKWMISGHKGSKQKQEKLNNASAAATINNNNKNKNNLRQQAEAEDEEAQQLHQNNANNNGSVLHIPDAAEITYNNNNSTSNLHKSSGSSTPEQHHYNQHQQHHQHHQHTQKHGDVNQNTDNLIQSANGVTSGVGNDPPPSPPASRPPPLPTHPPPPVPPHAQPLPQAPMQPLPPLPNQQQEEHRYQREEHRYQQEATQQAPGTCILPRRSLGKEDVNVRYRSPSNPPPASRQPPPYSRHQPPDPQRRLRGPYQPPPPPKGDLRDPRERESRPREVRASVNLDELQDCRSRRDHWAEGDLRGGADTRDGQKNGNFREVRDIWEKRNSSLIPQDQGKEDNLRSTSLPRPKQDPWMPANNRWSTREPDSGFDSLNLQAADDGQRCTEAGQSHSRAPMVLATDAHYSQSTEDLLNASRTSPMSLSSATASMSSTSSSPVQYPTIRPAKQPCITGASHTSPFSHTSPRSSPHPPGGSPRGVGPPHHHSTPVGPQRTASPEGALLSDSVYPQHDTQPRYAEIQEKSEPRGKEERMNHRLSRDLRDVRDVREMGGNRESRETARTGRDMREPRDNRSSRELRQNKDMKSREFRETSLPRDFRETREERLSRDAATRGYRELPVDVDERDQVELRQDRLRGPREGRAYGEGSKEVRFSNDTSENLRVRDGSAYDRRDRDADGADGLQVNDERRLSGHQRDHRGQRGDGCTSSSVSWMEWTQQLQAYVAWVNSQLRKRGRPLISDLRRDLQSGVVFADLIEIISGERVAGIQREGEREAITPQAMRENLDRILQFMAAKRIRMTHITSKEVAEGNLKSIMRVILALAAHYKPQSVKAASPHQQEVPPAALVCAPVKLPPTHDVSVGPDGPPGGPENTPNLSANRRAIVTGNSGDDSGSVPGLRRHPSMTATPGAPRDSSPVYENLPRRVAPSRWAYDSLRASHKFQWSGPPSRRPGAGSGSNRPCLDESSDDPLNTSLNTSLTISLNTSIEGEVEPSSPGHDSSGGRGSGRPAALNFWQEMTNRHEPGAAQPKSQPSTPAKAPPEDADNPFRYHTIHRMSGRRKLPQIPGAPGPGSRVSSAQESPESPRETTDSPNDRSEGKPGSGLGEDGSREPEGRSQNSSPATSLVRGHTLEQWPREKPQMDNWDAEDLKSVLRDLNNTRDQLLALQHLELDPASRGSHGPRSSELLEASTASVKQELLHLSLARQALEAEKVELTRLLEQREGVITELRKQMHQRDKAIHTQRAQFEDALRNVQNGKRVGMCGDSPSGRGGPREELHLVRDAIASLRSNFRPPARAAGPTVSLTGYPRVHRETDPNQHTLDTLEQAISILIERSSTGTSVGGGGGGSSTDKNSRGSDQRHQMNGVQEASTKVIYFTERTVTPFMSTINKPLGEIRLRDFKNMFDRPGLFRFHFKSYDPEYGMVKEEIVSDDDILPGVEGKIIAWVEEDVE
- the LOC135102067 gene encoding uncharacterized protein LOC135102067 isoform X2, which translates into the protein MFKWMISGHKGSKQKQEKLNNASAAATINNNNKNKNNLRQQAEAEDEEAQQLHQNNANNNGSVLHIPDAAEITYNNNNSTSNLHKSSGSSTPEQHHYNQHQQHHQHHQHTQKHGDVNQNTDNLIQSANGVTSGVGNDPPPSPPASRPPPLPTHPPPPVPPHAQPLPQAPMQPLPPLPNQQQEEHRYQREEHRYQQEATQQAPGTCILPRRSLGKEDVNVRYRSPSNPPPASRQPPPYSRHQPPDPQRRLRGPYQPPPPPKGDLRDPRERESRPREVRASVNLDELQDCRSRRDHWAEGDLRGGADTRDGQKNGNFREVRDIWEKRNSSLIPQDQGKEDNLRSTSLPRPKQDPWMPANNRWSTREPDSGFDSLNLQAADDGQRCTEAGQSHSRAPMVLATDAHYSQSTEDLLNASRTSPMSLSSATASMSSTSSSPVQYPTIRPAKQPCITGASHTSPFSHTSPRSSPHPPGGSPRGVGPPHHHSTPVGPQRTASPEGALLSDSVYPQHDTQPRYAEIQEKSEPRGKEERMNHRLSRDLRDVRDVREMGGNRESRETARTGRDMREPRDNRSSRELRQNKDMKSREFRETSLPRDFRETREERLSRDAATRGYRELPVDVDERDQVELRQDRLRGPREGRAYGEGSKEVRFSNDTSENLRVRDGSAYDRRDRDADGADGLQVNDERRLSGHQRDHRGQRGDGCTSSSVSWMEWTQQLQAYVAWVNSQLRKRGRPLISDLRRDLQSGVVFADLIEIISGERVAGIQREGEREAITPQAMRENLDRILQFMAAKRIRMTHITSKEVAEGNLKSIMRVILALAAHYKPQSVKAASPHQQEVPPAALVCAPVKLPPTHDVSVGPDGPPGGPENTPNLSANRRAIVTGNSGDDSGSVPGLRRHPSMTATPGAPRDSSPVYENLPRRVAPSRWAYDSLRASHKFQWSGPPSRRPGAGSGSNRPCLDESSDDPLNTSLNTSLTISLNTSIEGEVEPSSPGHDSSGGRGSGRPAALNFWQEMTNRHEPGAAQPKSQPSTPAKAPPEDADNPFRYHTIHRMSGRRKLPQIPGAPGPGSRVSSAQESPESPRETTDSPNDRSEGKPGSGLGEDGSREPEGRSQNSSPATSLVRGHTLEQWPREKPQMDNWDAEDLKSVLRDLNNTRDQLLALQHLELDPASRGSHGPRSSELLEASTASVKQELLHLSLARQALEAEKVELTRLLEQREGVITELRKQMHQRDKAIHTQRAQFEDALRNVQNGKRVGMCGDSPSGRGGPREELHLVRDAIASLRSNFRPPARAAGPTVSLTGYPRVHRETDPNQHTLDTLEQAISILIERSSTGTSVGGGGGGSSTDKNSRGSDQRHQMNGVQEASTKVIYFTERTVTPFMSTINKPLGEIRLRDFKNMFDRPGLFRFHFKSYDPEYGMVKEEIVSDDDILPGVEGKIIAWVEEDVE
- the LOC135102067 gene encoding uncharacterized protein LOC135102067 isoform X4; this encodes MRLEARRMLANLLDRKGKNRGAGRRAGEGGPSAGRLSRSEPAIHALGPDLTRRPLNNAIVTRGVTSGVGNDPPPSPPASRPPPLPTHPPPPVPPHAQPLPQAPMQPLPPLPNQQQEEHRYQREEHRYQQEATQQAPGTCILPRRSLGKEDVNVRYRSPSNPPPASRQPPPYSRHQPPDPQRRLRGPYQPPPPPKGDLRDPRERESRPREVRASVNLDELQDCRSRRDHWAEGDLRGGADTRDGQKNGNFREVRDIWEKRNSSLIPQDQGKEDNLRSTSLPRPKQDPWMPANNRWSTREPDSGFDSLNLQAADDGQRCTEAGQSHSRAPMVLATDAHYSQSTEDLLNASRTSPMSLSSATASMSSTSSSPVQYPTIRPAKQPCITGASHTSPFSHTSPRSSPHPPGGSPRGVGPPHHHSTPVGPQRTASPEGALLSDSVYPQHDTQPRYAEIQEKSEPRGKEERMNHRLSRDLRDVRDVREMGGNRESRETARTGRDMREPRDNRSSRELRQNKDMKSREFRETSLPRDFRETREERLSRDAATRGYRELPVDVDERDQVELRQDRLRGPREGRAYGEGSKEVRFSNDTSENLRVRDGSAYDRRDRDADGADGLQVNDERRLSGHQRDHRGQRGDGCTSSSVSWMEWTQQLQAYVAWVNSQLRKRGRPLISDLRRDLQSGVVFADLIEIISGERVAGIQREGEREAITPQAMRENLDRILQFMAAKRIRMTHITSKEVAEGNLKSIMRVILALAAHYKPQSVKAASPHQQEVPPAALVCAPVKLPPTHDVSVGPDGPPGGPENTPNLSANRRAIVTGNSGDDSGSVPGLRRHPSMTATPGAPRDSSPVYENLPRRVAPSRWAYDSLRASHKFQWSGPPSRRPGAGSGSNRPCLDESSDDPLNTSLNTSLTISLNTSIEGEVEPSSPGHDSSGGRGSGRPAALNFWQEMTNRHEPGAAQPKSQPSTPAKAPPEDADNPFRYHTIHRMSGRRKLPQIPGAPGPGSRVSSAQESPESPRETTDSPNDRSEGKPGSGLGEDGSREPEGRSQNSSPATSLVRGHTLEQWPREKPQMDNWDAEDLKSVLRDLNNTRDQLLALQHLELDPASRGSHGPRSSELLEASTASVKQELLHLSLARQALEAEKVELTRLLEQREGVITELRKQMHQRDKAIHTQRAQFEDALRNVQNGKRVGMCGDSPSGRGGPREELHLVRDAIASLRSNFRPPARAAGPTVSLTGYPRVHRETDPNQHTLDTLEQAISILIERSSTGTSVGGGGGGSSTDKNSRGSDQRHQMNGVQEASTKVIYFTERTVTPFMSTINKPLGEIRLRDFKNMFDRPGLFRFHFKSYDPEYGMVKEEIVSDDDILPGVEGKIIAWVEEDVE
- the LOC135102067 gene encoding uncharacterized protein LOC135102067 isoform X3 is translated as MPVRDCATPLPHSKPRSGMFKWMISGHKGSKQKQEKLNNASAAATINNNNKNKNNLRQQAEAEDEEAQQLHQNNANNNGSVLHIPDAAEITYNNNNSTSNLHKSSGSSTPEQHHYNQHQQHHQHHQHTQKHGDVNQNTDNLIQSANGVTSGVGNDPPPSPPASRPPPLPTHPPPPVPPHAQPLPQAPMQPLPPLPNQQQEEHRYQREEHRYQQEATQQAPGTCILPRRSLGKEDVNVRYRSPSNPPPASRQPPPYSRHQPPDPQRRLRGPYQPPPPPKGDLRDPRERESRPREVRASVNLDELQDCRSRRDHWAEGDLRGGADTRDGQKNGNFREVRDIWEKRNSSLIPQDQGKEDNLRSTSLPRPKQDPWMPANNRWSTREPDSGFDSLNLQAADDGQRCTEAGQSHSRAPMVLATDAHYSQSTEDLLNASRTSPMSLSSATASMSSTSSSPVQYPTIRPAKQPCITGASHTSPFSHTSPRSSPHPPGGSPRGVGPPHHHSTPVGPQRTASPEGALLSDSVYPQHDTQPRYAEIQEKSEPRGKEERMNHRLSRDLRDVRDVREMGGNRESRETARTGRDMREPRDNRSSRELRQNKDMKSREFRETSLPRDFRETREERLSRDAATRGYRELPVDVDERDQVELRQDRLRGPREGRAYGEGSKEVRFSNDTSENLRVRDGSAYDRRDRDADGADGLQVNDERRLSGHQRDHRGQRGDGCTSSSVSWMEWTQQLQAYVAWVNSQLRKRGRPLISDLRRDLQSGVVFADLIEIISGERVAGIQREGEREAITPQAMRENLDRILQFMAAKRIRMTHITSKEVAEGNLKSIMRVILALAAHYKPQSVKAASPHQQEVPPAALVCAPVKLPPTHDVSVGPDGPPGGPENTPNLSANRRAIVTGNSGDDSGSVPGLRRHPSMTATPGAPRDSSPVYENLPRRVAPSRWAYDSLRASHKFQWSGPPSRRPGAGSGSNRPCLDESSDDPLNTSLNTSLTISLNTSIEGEVEPSSPGHDSSGGRGSGRPAALNFWQEMTNRHEPGAAQPKSQPSTPAKAPPEDADNPFRYHTIHRMSGRRKLPQIPGAPGPGSRVSSAQESPESPRETTDSPNDRSEGKPGSGLGEDGSREPEGRSQNSSPATSLVRGHTLEQWPREKPQMDNWDAEDLKSVLRDLNNTRDQLLALQHLELDPASRGSHGPRSSELLEASTASVKQELLHLSLARQALEAEKVELTRLLEQREGVITELRKQMHQRDKAIHTQRAQFEDALRNVQNGKRVGMCGDSPSGRGGPREELHLVRDAIASLRSNFRETDPNQHTLDTLEQAISILIERSSTGTSVGGGGGGSSTDKNSRGSDQRHQMNGVQEASTKVIYFTERTVTPFMSTINKPLGEIRLRDFKNMFDRPGLFRFHFKSYDPEYGMVKEEIVSDDDILPGVEGKIIAWVEEDVE